The proteins below come from a single Vicugna pacos chromosome 13, VicPac4, whole genome shotgun sequence genomic window:
- the BSND gene encoding barttin isoform X2, giving the protein MADEKTFRIGFIVLGLFLLALGTFLMSHDRPQVYGTFYAMGSIMVIGGVIWNMCQCYPKITFIPADSDFHDILSPKALGLLENRLAAEKKSPQPPYVRLWEEAAYDQSLPDFSHIQMKVMGYSEDPRPLLAPEQGQSQLGASDGREGGPHDPQAWLEAAVVIHRGSDQDGAEGNLSQDRPSPPTCPQGPAPLASFQDDLDVGSSEGSSPILAPPEETEPQPPPPEPGTCRRRLDHFHDFALIDAPTSEDVPPEKQQQQAAVPSSRQWSPRTKKQEEESLNRGAEKWEQEEEDLYYGLPDSPGDPLPDKELGFELDTQG; this is encoded by the exons ATGGCTGATGAGAAGACCTTCCGCATCGGCTTCATCGTGCTGGGGCTCTTCCTGCTGGCCCTTGGCACGTTCCTCATGAGCCATGACCGGCCCCAGGTCTACGGCACCTTCTACGCCATGGGCAGCATCATGGTGATTGGGGGCGTCATCTGGAACATGTGCCAGTGCTACCCCAAG ATCACCTTCATACCTGCCGACTCTGACTTCCATGACATCCTGTCCCCGAAGGCGCTGGGCCTGCTGGAGAACAGGCTCGCCGCTGAGAAGAAGAG cccccagcccccttaTGTCAGGCTGTGGGAAGAAGCCGCCTATGACCAGAGCCTGCCCGACTTCAGCCACATCCAGATGAAGGTCATGGGCTACAGTGAGGACCCCCGCCCGCTACTGGCCCCTGAGCAGGGACAGTCACAGCTGGGAGCCAGTGATGGAAGAGAAGGCGGCCCTCACGACCCTCAGGCCTGGTTGGAAGCCGCTGTGGTCATCCACAGGGGCTCGGACCAGGACGGGGCAGAAGGAAACCTGAGTCAAGACAGGCCCAG CCCCCCGACCTGTCCCCAGGGCCCTGCACCTCTTGCTTCCTTCCAAGATGACCTGGATGTGGGTTCCAGTGAGGGCAGCAGCcccatcctggctccaccagagGAGACAGAGCCTCAGCCCCCGCCCCCGGAGCCCGGGACCTGCAGACGCCGGCTGGACCACTTCCATGACTTTGCCCTGATTGATGCCCCCACATCGGAGGACGTGCCGccggagaagcagcagcagcaggcagcCGTGCCCAGCTCCCGGCAGTGGTCTCCAAGGACaaagaagcaggaggaggagtcTTTGAACAGAGGTGCCGAGAAGTgggagcaggaagaggaagaCTTGTACTATGGGCTTCCGGACAGCCCTGGGGATCCCCTCCCAGACAAGGAACTGGGCTTTGAGCTCGACACCCAGGGCTGA
- the BSND gene encoding barttin isoform X1: MADEKTFRIGFIVLGLFLLALGTFLMSHDRPQVYGTFYAMGSIMVIGGVIWNMCQCYPKITFIPADSDFHDILSPKALGLLENRLAAEKKSPSPQPPYVRLWEEAAYDQSLPDFSHIQMKVMGYSEDPRPLLAPEQGQSQLGASDGREGGPHDPQAWLEAAVVIHRGSDQDGAEGNLSQDRPSPPTCPQGPAPLASFQDDLDVGSSEGSSPILAPPEETEPQPPPPEPGTCRRRLDHFHDFALIDAPTSEDVPPEKQQQQAAVPSSRQWSPRTKKQEEESLNRGAEKWEQEEEDLYYGLPDSPGDPLPDKELGFELDTQG; the protein is encoded by the exons ATGGCTGATGAGAAGACCTTCCGCATCGGCTTCATCGTGCTGGGGCTCTTCCTGCTGGCCCTTGGCACGTTCCTCATGAGCCATGACCGGCCCCAGGTCTACGGCACCTTCTACGCCATGGGCAGCATCATGGTGATTGGGGGCGTCATCTGGAACATGTGCCAGTGCTACCCCAAG ATCACCTTCATACCTGCCGACTCTGACTTCCATGACATCCTGTCCCCGAAGGCGCTGGGCCTGCTGGAGAACAGGCTCGCCGCTGAGAAGAAG tcccccagcccccagcccccttaTGTCAGGCTGTGGGAAGAAGCCGCCTATGACCAGAGCCTGCCCGACTTCAGCCACATCCAGATGAAGGTCATGGGCTACAGTGAGGACCCCCGCCCGCTACTGGCCCCTGAGCAGGGACAGTCACAGCTGGGAGCCAGTGATGGAAGAGAAGGCGGCCCTCACGACCCTCAGGCCTGGTTGGAAGCCGCTGTGGTCATCCACAGGGGCTCGGACCAGGACGGGGCAGAAGGAAACCTGAGTCAAGACAGGCCCAG CCCCCCGACCTGTCCCCAGGGCCCTGCACCTCTTGCTTCCTTCCAAGATGACCTGGATGTGGGTTCCAGTGAGGGCAGCAGCcccatcctggctccaccagagGAGACAGAGCCTCAGCCCCCGCCCCCGGAGCCCGGGACCTGCAGACGCCGGCTGGACCACTTCCATGACTTTGCCCTGATTGATGCCCCCACATCGGAGGACGTGCCGccggagaagcagcagcagcaggcagcCGTGCCCAGCTCCCGGCAGTGGTCTCCAAGGACaaagaagcaggaggaggagtcTTTGAACAGAGGTGCCGAGAAGTgggagcaggaagaggaagaCTTGTACTATGGGCTTCCGGACAGCCCTGGGGATCCCCTCCCAGACAAGGAACTGGGCTTTGAGCTCGACACCCAGGGCTGA
- the TMEM61 gene encoding transmembrane protein 61 isoform X2: MCDRGRVASTLRYCMTVSGTVVLVAGTLCFAWWSEGDAGAQPSQPAPPTGRPKPEAPGPLLRSVSFFCCGAGGLLLLFGLLWSLKASTRGPPRWDPYHVSRDLYYLTVEPLEKESSRSPKVVAFPSDEEAVCCPLAEGPPIPPTYPMEEDLGASGDALVGAQPLLPPPSYDSILGADGISGETTPEAACSCPGPVQSAAGGS; this comes from the exons ATGTGTGACAGGGGCCGCGTGGCCTCCACCCTCCGCTACTGCATGACGGTCAGCGGCACGGTGGTTCTGGTGGCCGGGACACTCTGCTTCGCCTGGTGGAGTGAAGGAGATGCAGGTGCCCagcccagccagccagccccacCCACTGGACGCCCCAAGCCTGAGGCCCCCGGTCCCCTGCTCAGGTCGGTCAGCTTCTTCTGCTGTGGTGCAGGCGGCCTGCTGCTGCTTTTCGGCCTGCTGTGGTCCCTCAAGGCCAGCACCCGGGGGCCACCTCGATGGGACCCGTATCACGTCTCCAGAGACCTGTACTACCTCACTGTGGAGCCCTTGGAGAAGGAGAGCAGCAG GTCTCCAAAGGTGGTTGCCTTCCCCAGTGATGAGGAGGCCGTGTGCTGCCCACTGGCTGAGGGGCCCCCGATACCACCTACATACCCCATGGAGGAAGACCTGGGTGCCTCTGGGGATGCCCTGGTGGGGGCCCAGCCCCTCTTGCCTCCGCCCAGCTATGATAGCATCCTCGGTGCTGATGGCATCTCTGGAGAGACAACACCTGAGGCTGCATGCTCCTGCCCGGGCCCGGTTCAGTCTGCGGCGGGAGGAAGTTAA
- the TMEM61 gene encoding transmembrane protein 61 isoform X1: MTAPKMCDRGRVASTLRYCMTVSGTVVLVAGTLCFAWWSEGDAGAQPSQPAPPTGRPKPEAPGPLLRSVSFFCCGAGGLLLLFGLLWSLKASTRGPPRWDPYHVSRDLYYLTVEPLEKESSRSPKVVAFPSDEEAVCCPLAEGPPIPPTYPMEEDLGASGDALVGAQPLLPPPSYDSILGADGISGETTPEAACSCPGPVQSAAGGS; encoded by the exons ATGTGTGACAGGGGCCGCGTGGCCTCCACCCTCCGCTACTGCATGACGGTCAGCGGCACGGTGGTTCTGGTGGCCGGGACACTCTGCTTCGCCTGGTGGAGTGAAGGAGATGCAGGTGCCCagcccagccagccagccccacCCACTGGACGCCCCAAGCCTGAGGCCCCCGGTCCCCTGCTCAGGTCGGTCAGCTTCTTCTGCTGTGGTGCAGGCGGCCTGCTGCTGCTTTTCGGCCTGCTGTGGTCCCTCAAGGCCAGCACCCGGGGGCCACCTCGATGGGACCCGTATCACGTCTCCAGAGACCTGTACTACCTCACTGTGGAGCCCTTGGAGAAGGAGAGCAGCAG GTCTCCAAAGGTGGTTGCCTTCCCCAGTGATGAGGAGGCCGTGTGCTGCCCACTGGCTGAGGGGCCCCCGATACCACCTACATACCCCATGGAGGAAGACCTGGGTGCCTCTGGGGATGCCCTGGTGGGGGCCCAGCCCCTCTTGCCTCCGCCCAGCTATGATAGCATCCTCGGTGCTGATGGCATCTCTGGAGAGACAACACCTGAGGCTGCATGCTCCTGCCCGGGCCCGGTTCAGTCTGCGGCGGGAGGAAGTTAA